In the genome of Streptomyces sp. NBC_00433, the window GAGGCCGCGGCCGCGCGGGCGTCCGAGGTCCGGGCGATGCTCGGAGTGCTCGGCCTGGACCCGCTCGACCCGCGCTGGGCCCTGGAGGACCGCGGCGGCGACGTCTACCCGGTGGTGGACTCGCTCGTCGGACTGGCGCTCGAACAGCGGCAGGCCGCGCGGGCCCGCAAGGACTACGCGACGGCCGACGCGATCCGCGACCAGCTCCTCCAGGCGGGCCTGGAGATCGAGGACACGCCCACCGGCTCCCGCTGGACCCGGCGCGGCTGACCGCACGGGAAGGGCCTTCGCATGGTCACGCCGACCGGCGGCCTCCGTAGGAGGCGACCAGCGCGTCCGCCACGGCCGCCGCGTCCGCGTCGGCCACGTCCGCGGGGTATTCCGGCAGCAGGTCGTCCCACACGACCATCCACGACCCGAACAGCTGGGACTGCCCCTCGGGGCGGGCGAAGAACCAGACGTGCAGGTGGGCGCCACCGTCCCCGATGCGGTAGACGTGGGCCCGCGCGACGTGCGGCAGCGCCTGCACATGGCGGGCGAGGTGGGTGGTGAGCACCCCCAGTTCCGCGGCCAGTTCGTCGGGCAGGTCCGCCAGGTCGAAGTGGTCGCGCGGATGCAGCATCAGCACCAGCGGCACACCGACCCCGGTGATCCGGGTGAGCCGCCAGCGGTCGTCGAACCAGATCCCCTCGTCCCGGCCGCGGCAGGAGGCGCAGTCCGACGGGTCCTCGCCGTGCCGCGCGGCTTCGGGCAGCACCGGCGGGCGCAGCGGCGCGACACGCAGCCCGTCCGCCTCGAAGGGACTGATGTCCCACCCCGCCATGCGGGCCAGCGGAAGCCGTCCCTCACCGTCCGCGGCGTTCCGTGCGTGGGCGTAGAACTCGTCAGGTCGCAAAGCCATGGCCGAACCCTACTGGCACGTGACGGCACCGCCGCGGGCGGTGCGTCCCCGGTCGTCGCGCCGGCCGTCGGGGCGTCGCCCGCGGGGTCAGGGCACGAGGACGATCTTGCCGCGGGTGTGGCGGCGTGCCAGCTCCCGGTAGGCGTCCTTGACCCGCTCCAGCGGATACGTCGCCGCGATCGGGATCGTCAGCCGGCCCGAGACGACGAGGTCGGCCAGTTCGCCGAGCACCTCCGTCGAGGTGGCGGCGCTGCTGCCCTCGGTCTTGGCGCCGTATTTCCTGGCGGCGTCGACGGCGATGACCGTGTCGATCCGCTCGGGCGCGACGCCGAGGGCGACGGCGAGTTCGACGTATTCAGGGCCGAACAGGTCGATGAAGGCGTCGATCCCGCCGGGCGCGGCCGCGCGCAGCCGGTCCTCCAGGCCGTCGCCGTAGGCGACCGGGGTGGCGCCCAGCGACCTGAGGTGGTCGCCGCTCGCGGCCGAGCCGATGCCGAGGACGGTGGCGTCCTTGAGGCGCAGCAGCTGCGTCGTCACCGTGCCGACCCCGCCGGCCGCCGCCGACACCGCGACGGTGTCGCCGGGGCCCGCGCCGACGGCCCGGACGGCGGCGTAGGCGGTGCAGCCGACGACGTAGAGGGACCCGGCCACCTCCCAGCTCATCGCGCCCGGTTTGCGGATCAGCTGCCCGGCGGGGACCGCGATGTGGTCGGCGTGGCTGGCGCGGTCGTCGGACCACCCCAGCACCTCGTCGCCCACGGCGAAGTCCGTCACACCGGGGCCGACGTCGCTGACCACGCCGGCCAGGTCGCTGCCCTCCCCGGAGGGGAAGGTGGCGGGGAACACATCCGCCAGTGCGCCGGTCCGGATCGCCATCTCGCCGGGGTTGACGGACGCCGCCCGCATCCGGACCACGACCTCGCCCTCGGCGGGCGTCGGGACATCGACCTCCGCGACGTAAAGGACGTCGAGGTCGCCGTAGCCGTCGAAGCGGACGGCCCGCGAGCGCCGGGAGCCCGCCTGCGCGCCGCTCACGACCGCACCGGCGTCGGAATGTGGGTCATCGTGCCCTCCTGGGCGCTCCGGCTGCGGAACCTGGTCGGCGTCGGCCGGCGCCCGTCCGCGATCCTCCGCGTCGGCGCCGCTCCTCCACCGTCACCCCCGCGATGCCGGGTTGCCACCGCGACCCGGCCAATCGGCGCAGCGGGTTCAGCGCGGCGGGGTCGTCACCCGTTCGGCGGCAGCGGCTCGGCTACCGCCGGCTCGTCCTCGGCGCGTACGCCACGGCGACCAGGACCGCGCCCACGGCGAGCAGCAGGACCGAGTGGATCCGCCAGCTGGCGACGACCAGCACACCGCCGGCCCCCCAGACCCTGGGGTGCCGCACCCTGCGTCCGCGCCACTGGGACGGCACACGTCCGAGGACCAGCGCGTGGAGCCCGAGGAGGGCCACGGCGACGGCCGTGACGAACATCCCGACGTGCACGGCCACGACCACCGCGTCGCCCATCGCCCGCCCCTCCCCGCCTCGATCCGCCACCGGGCCCGCATCGGGTCGTCCGACGAGGGAGTCCGAGGGCAGGGTCAGCGTACTGGCGCACCGCGCCCGCCGGTTGCCCGCCCCACAGGTCGGCGGCCGGCTCCCGCACCGGGGGCGGCTCCCGCGATCACGCTGATTCCCGCCGGCATGATCACGAGGGCCGCGCTGTCCACCGGACGACCGGTTCCGGCGAGCCGGACCCGAGGACCCGCGGGGGTCGTCAGGGCGTCGGCTTGTCGATCCCGAAGCCGTCGAGGGTCGCGTACCGGCCCGAGAGCGTGCCCACCACGATCGTGTGCAGGCCCGCCGGGAGCGTGGCGCTGGTACGTGCCGCGGCCTGCGGGGTGCCGACGTGGACCGCCACGCCTGCGGAGGGCTTCGACGTGGCTCCGTCCTTGTCGGACCGCGTGGCGGTCAGCGTGTGCCGGCCGGGCGCGAGGGGCTCACGGGCGGTCGGATCGAAGCCTCGCCGACGCGCGCGGTGCGGGGGCGGAGGACCATGAGCGAGTCCTCCGCGGCGGCCACCATGGCGAAGGGGAAGCGGTCGAGTTCGAGGCAGAGGGCGACGTCGTCGGGATGGGCTCCCCGGCGTACGCCCGTCGCCAGCTCGGCCGCGGCGCGCGACCCGCGGGCGCGGCGGAGGAAGTCCGCTGCGTCGGTCGCCGGTTCGGTGGTCCTCCGGGCGATGTACTGGGCGCACGCCAGGTCCTCGTCGGCGCGTCCGTCCTCTCCGGTGACCACGAAGGTGACGCTGTCCGAGCCGCGCGCCCGCAGGAGCCGAGCCGTCGCCTCCGCCACCACGAAGCCGGCGCACAGCACCAGCGACGCCTCCTTGACCGCCAGGGCGCCGACCGTCCCCGAGGTGGTCTTCTGCACGACGGTCCGCCCGCCGAGGTCGGCGGACCGCAGCAGGCCGGGCGAGTTGACGGCGTCGAACCCGGGCGCGGGCGGACCGTCCTTGAGCGCCGCCCAACCCGGGTGGCGGGCCTTGAGCGCGAGGGCTTCGTCCAGCGACTCGGCGAGGACGATCTTCTCCGCCCCCTGGGCGAAGCACCAGGCGGCCACCGTGAAGGCACGCATGACGTCGACCACGACCGCCACGGACGGGGCTTCGGCCAGCTCGGGGATACCGAGGAATCGGGCGTCCATCCGACCATGATCGCGCACGCCCGCCCCGAGGACGGAGCCGGTCACCCCCTCACGTGGACGGCTCGGAGGGCCGCACCGCCGCGACTACGAGGCCTGGCCTTCGCTGTCCTCGGGGGTGTGGTCGGACAGGCTGCCCCGGCCCTCGCGGCTGACGGCGGTGCCCGGCCGGGCGGCGATCTCGGGGTATCCCCGGAGGGCGCCCCGGCCGCCGCGCGGCAGCGCTCACGCGCTGCTCGCCTCGGCCGGTAGGGGCGCGACCGGTGCGGGTGCGGGGCGGCGCGACCAGCGGGTCGCGATCACCGCGCAGACCGCGAGCTGCATCTGGTGGAAGAGCATCAGCGGCAGGATCGCCAGGCCCGCCCGCGGGCCGAAGAGGGCTGCGGCCATGGGCAGTCCGGTCGCCAGGCTCTTCTTCGAGCCGCAGAAGACGATCGCGATGCGGTCCTCCTCGGCGAAGCGGAGCCGCCGTGCGGCGGTGGAGGTGGCGGTGAGCGCGAGCGCCAGCATGCCGGCCTCCAGGAACAGCAGGACGGCGAGCCGCGGCACGGTGACCTGGTGCCAGATGCCCTCGGCCATGCCCTTGCTGAAGGCCGTGTAGACCACCAGCAGGATCGACAGCCGGTCGAGCCGGCCCAGGACCTTCTTGTGCCGGCTGATGAAGCCGATGGTCCAGCGGCGCAGCAACTGCCCGGCGAGGAAGGGCGCGACCAGCTGGGTGCCGAGCGCCGCCAGCCCGTCGGCGGAGAAGCGCACGGTGGAGCCGATCAGCCACGCCGCGAGCAGCGGGGTGAGCAGCATGCCGAGCAGGCTGGAGTACGTGCCCGCGCAGATGGCCGCGGCGATGTTGCCGCGTGCGGTGGACGTGAACGCGATCGACGACTGGACGGTCGAGGGCACCACGCACAGGAACAGCAGCCCGGTGCAGAGCTGCGGGGTGAGCAGGCCGGCCGCCCCCACCGCCAGGCCGAGCAGCGGGAAGAGGACGAAGGTCGCGGCGACGACCACCAGGTGCAGCCGCCACCCGCGCAGCCCGTCCAGTGCCTCGCGGGCCGACAGCCGGCTGCCGTAGAGGAAGAAGAGCAGGCCGATGGCGATGTCGGCGGCGTCGCCCGCCGCGACGGCCGCGCCGCCCTCGGCGGGCAGCAGCGCGGCCAGCCCGACCGTCGCGGCGAGCGCTACGACGTACGGATCGACGACCCGCCCGACCGCCCGCAACCCGCGCCGGAATGCGCCGGCCGGTGGCGGACCCGCACCCGGCGGTCCACCGCGCGGACCCGAACTCCCGCTCGCCGCTGTGGGACTCGCCGCCCGCGCGGCGGAAATCCGGCTCCTCGCGCCCGGGTTCTCAGCCCGTCGGCTCGAACTCCCGCCCCGCGGGCCGGGTTCCCCGGTCCGCGGGGTCGGGCTCTCGCCCTGGTCGGGGCGGTGCGGTGGCAGGTCGGGGTGCGGGTCTGCCACCGGCCGTTCGCCCGCGGGCGCCGGGGTGGGGGCGGCCGGGTGGGGCCGGGCGCGGAGCCGCAGCCGCGGCCGGGGCCGCCCGTACGGCGACCGGGGCGTTACGGACACCTCAGTCGTCTCCTTCCGATGTCGTCTGCTGCGCCGCGTCCGCCGGGGGAGCGGACGGTTCGCGGGTGACGTCGACGTCGCCGCCGTCACCGTCGTGGTCACTGCCGGCCGTCCCCTGGCTGCCCAGCTGCGTGTTGAGGGTGCGGTCCACTTCGAGCCAGGAGTCGGCGTTGGAGTTGTCGATGATCACCAGCCCGTTGTTCGAGCCGTGCGACGGCGCCGGCGGCTCCGCCTCCCCCTGGTCGCCGCAGCCGCAGCCGGCCGCCGTCTCCGCGACCGCGGCCTGAAGGCTGCCGCAGCCGGCCAGCACGCCGGCGGCCAGCACCGCCGCGACGCCCACCCGGCGGACCGCCGTGAGCCCGTACGGCCTCTCATACGCTCCCGGCCGCCGGACATGCCTGCCCATGGCGCTGTACGCCCGGCTCAGACGGCGACGGGTCGGCGGTCGGGCGCCGGCGAGGTGTGCGGTACGGAACCGTGGTGGTGCCGGCTGATGTTGCGCTCCAGCAGCTGCGTGGAGCTGGCCACGCCGACCGCGCCCGTGCCGCGCACCTCGGGCAGCCGGCCGTCGGCGTCCTTGAGGTCGGTCAGCGCGCTGTCGATCGCGGTGTGCGCTGCGAAAAGGCACGGCGTGCTGTAAATGGCGACGTCCACACCGAGGTCGGTCAGCTCGGACAGCGACAGCCGCGGCGACTTGCCGCCGGCGATCTGGTTGAAGAGCAGCGGCTTGTCGCCGATGACCTTGCGGATCCGGTGCACCCATTCCACGCTGCGCACGCCGTCGACCAGCACGACGTCGGCGTCCGTCTCGGCCAGCGCGGCGGCCCTGCGCAGGATCTCCTCGTCCTCGGTCGCGTCGGTACGCGCCACCACGACCAGGTCCGTGCGGCTGGCGAGCACCAGCTCCAGCTTCTCCAGATACTCGTCGAGCGGCAGCGTGAGCTTGCCGTCGGCGTGCCCGCAGCGCCGGGGCCGCTTCTGGTCCTCCAGGATCACGCCCGAGGCGCCGGCCCGCTCCAGCCGCTGCACGACGTGGCAGGCGACCTCCGGGTCCACGTAGCCGTCGTCGATGTCGACCAGCATGTGGTGGGTGGGAAATGCCAGCCGCAGCCGCTCGGCAAAGGCGACCATGTCGGGCCAGGCGATGAAGCCGATGTCGGGAAGTCCGTAGTAGGACGCGGCGAAGCCGAATCCGGAGACGAAGAAGCCGTTGTAGTGCTGGGCGGCGATGGAGGCCGAATACATGTCGTAGATCCCGATGAGCGGGGTGGTCTCCGCTGACGTGATCTCGTTCCGCAGCGCGGTTCCGTACTGCACGCGTTCTCCCTGGTGAAGGCAAGGCATGGCAAGGGCATGGGCGCACGGCATATGCCGACGCTTTGCCTAGCTTTGCCGAAACTTGGCTGCCAGGACAACTTCACATGGGTGTCTCAGCCCATTCGGACTATTCCTCGATGCCAGGCGCGCGTCGCATCCGATCATCACAATTCCGATGGTCGGAAACTCGACCCCCCGGGCGGGTCTGAGAATTTCGCGGCGATTTCGCCGTCGTGAATTCCGCCGTCCGGCGGGACTACTCCGTCGTCCGGGACGGGACAGCCTGGTCCCGCCGGCCGGCTCTCCGGCGGGGCGCACCGGTGAGGGCGTCGATCGCGTCCCCGATCGCCGACCGCAGGTCGTCGACGTCGGCTGATGCCAGCGGCTCGACGGGGGCCATGGAGCGCAGCGCGATCACGCCGCTGAAAAGGGCGAGCACCAGTTGGGCGCGCATCCGGGCGTCGCGCCCGGGTTCCCTCGCCTTCTCGCCGGGCGCGGCCCCGCCGGCCGCGATGATCCGGGCGACCGCGTTGTCCATGGCCTGGGTGCGCAGGCCCTGGATCTCCTTGTCGGCGCTGCTGTCCCGCAGCAGCAGGAGCATGGGGTGGCCGCCGAACTCGGGCCACGCGTCGGGGCGGAGGCCGTCGAGGAAGTCCTCGACGATGTCGCCCCGGGCGGGCCGGCTGTCGGCCACCGGGTCCGGTGACGCGGCCACGACCGCTTGGAAGAGGCCCTGCTTGCCGCCGAAGTAGCGGTTGATCAGCATGAGGTTGACACCAGCGTCGTCGGCGACGTCGCGCGTGGTCGTGCGGTCGTAGCCCAGGGCGGCGAAGCGCCGTCGGGCCGCCTGCAGCAGGGCCTGGCGCGTTGCCTCGGCGTTCCGCGGACGCGGGGTGGCAGACGGGGGCGTGTCCATGCGACCATCTTGCCTTATGTAATCGGGCGATTGACTGCCCCTGCCCGTCCGTTCGCAGGCTCCGAACGCACATGCTCCGAACGCACATGCTCCGAACGCAATCAGATGACTGCCTCACTGGGGACCGCAGGAGGACTGATGACCGAGACGCCGGCCCACCCGGAAAGCCGTTCGCCGGGCGACCACGGCGACGAGGAGGGCGCGGGACTGGGGACGAACCTCCAGATCGTCGCGGTGGGGCTGGGGGCTCTTGCCGCCGCCCTGGCCCAGACGCTCATCATCCCGGTCCTTCCCGAGTTGACGACCTCCCTGCACACATCCACCGGAAACGCGCAGTGGCTGCTGACCTCGACGCTGCTCGTCGCCGCGGTCTCGGTGCCGGTGATGGGCCGGCTGGCCGACATGTTCGGCCGCCGCCTGGTGCTGCTGCTCAGCCTCGGCGGACTCGCCGTCGGGTCGGTCATCGACGCACTGACGTCGAACCTCGGGGTGATGCTCGCCGGCCGGGCGGTGGCCGGCCTGTCCGCCGCGGCGATCCCGCTCGGCATCAGCCTGCTCGCCGTCGTGCTGCCGAAGAATCGCCGCGGCTCGGCGACGGCGCTGGTGAGCGCGATGCTCGGCATCGGCAGTGCGCTCGGCCTGCCGCTGGCCGGCCTGATCGGCGACAACGCGGACTACCACATCCTGTACTGGATCGGAGCCGGCGGCGCGGTGATCAGCGGTGTCCTGATCTTCGCCCTGGTCACCGAGCCGGTGAGCGCGCGTGAGCGGCGGATCGACTGGGCGGGCATCACCCTGCTCACGGCGGGCCTGGGCTGCCTGGTCCTGGGCATCTCCCAGGGCAGCGCCTGGGGATGGAGCTCGGCCCGCGTCCTCACCTTGTTCGCCGCCGCCGTC includes:
- a CDS encoding NADP-dependent oxidoreductase; this encodes MSGAQAGSRRSRAVRFDGYGDLDVLYVAEVDVPTPAEGEVVVRMRAASVNPGEMAIRTGALADVFPATFPSGEGSDLAGVVSDVGPGVTDFAVGDEVLGWSDDRASHADHIAVPAGQLIRKPGAMSWEVAGSLYVVGCTAYAAVRAVGAGPGDTVAVSAAAGGVGTVTTQLLRLKDATVLGIGSAASGDHLRSLGATPVAYGDGLEDRLRAAAPGGIDAFIDLFGPEYVELAVALGVAPERIDTVIAVDAARKYGAKTEGSSAATSTEVLGELADLVVSGRLTIPIAATYPLERVKDAYRELARRHTRGKIVLVP
- a CDS encoding 2-phosphosulfolactate phosphatase, whose product is MDARFLGIPELAEAPSVAVVVDVMRAFTVAAWCFAQGAEKIVLAESLDEALALKARHPGWAALKDGPPAPGFDAVNSPGLLRSADLGGRTVVQKTTSGTVGALAVKEASLVLCAGFVVAEATARLLRARGSDSVTFVVTGEDGRADEDLACAQYIARRTTEPATDAADFLRRARGSRAAAELATGVRRGAHPDDVALCLELDRFPFAMVAAAEDSLMVLRPRTARVGEASIRPPVSPSRPAGTR
- a CDS encoding bile acid:sodium symporter — protein: MRAVGRVVDPYVVALAATVGLAALLPAEGGAAVAAGDAADIAIGLLFFLYGSRLSAREALDGLRGWRLHLVVVAATFVLFPLLGLAVGAAGLLTPQLCTGLLFLCVVPSTVQSSIAFTSTARGNIAAAICAGTYSSLLGMLLTPLLAAWLIGSTVRFSADGLAALGTQLVAPFLAGQLLRRWTIGFISRHKKVLGRLDRLSILLVVYTAFSKGMAEGIWHQVTVPRLAVLLFLEAGMLALALTATSTAARRLRFAEEDRIAIVFCGSKKSLATGLPMAAALFGPRAGLAILPLMLFHQMQLAVCAVIATRWSRRPAPAPVAPLPAEASSA
- a CDS encoding isocitrate lyase/PEP mutase family protein; its protein translation is MQYGTALRNEITSAETTPLIGIYDMYSASIAAQHYNGFFVSGFGFAASYYGLPDIGFIAWPDMVAFAERLRLAFPTHHMLVDIDDGYVDPEVACHVVQRLERAGASGVILEDQKRPRRCGHADGKLTLPLDEYLEKLELVLASRTDLVVVARTDATEDEEILRRAAALAETDADVVLVDGVRSVEWVHRIRKVIGDKPLLFNQIAGGKSPRLSLSELTDLGVDVAIYSTPCLFAAHTAIDSALTDLKDADGRLPEVRGTGAVGVASSTQLLERNISRHHHGSVPHTSPAPDRRPVAV
- a CDS encoding TetR family transcriptional regulator, whose amino-acid sequence is MDTPPSATPRPRNAEATRQALLQAARRRFAALGYDRTTTRDVADDAGVNLMLINRYFGGKQGLFQAVVAASPDPVADSRPARGDIVEDFLDGLRPDAWPEFGGHPMLLLLRDSSADKEIQGLRTQAMDNAVARIIAAGGAAPGEKAREPGRDARMRAQLVLALFSGVIALRSMAPVEPLASADVDDLRSAIGDAIDALTGAPRRRAGRRDQAVPSRTTE
- a CDS encoding MFS transporter; amino-acid sequence: MTETPAHPESRSPGDHGDEEGAGLGTNLQIVAVGLGALAAALAQTLIIPVLPELTTSLHTSTGNAQWLLTSTLLVAAVSVPVMGRLADMFGRRLVLLLSLGGLAVGSVIDALTSNLGVMLAGRAVAGLSAAAIPLGISLLAVVLPKNRRGSATALVSAMLGIGSALGLPLAGLIGDNADYHILYWIGAGGAVISGVLIFALVTEPVSARERRIDWAGITLLTAGLGCLVLGISQGSAWGWSSARVLTLFAAAVVALTALTRVEPRVANPLIDMSALRRPAIALTNVAALFVGFALFASFVGTTLYVQAPKATGYGFGSSILTAGLCLLPSGVLMLLLAPLAAKVISQWGPARVLALGALVIAAGLVYRIIAVDALWQVVVGSSIVGAGTGVGYAALPALINAHTPTAQLAAANGINALARSLGSSLASAVGGALLSAITMNVGGHDLPSLTGYRVLFAVCAAAAAAAALIGLVVSTGSSPSPTRPAGKNLPEVGATVGGSRPAE